A window of Exiguobacterium sp. FSL W8-0210 contains these coding sequences:
- a CDS encoding LTA synthase family protein, with protein MQQDANIWSRMRLKMGQGVRSTYKEHKLFWIATLLIWLKTYLAYTLFFNVPVTNSAQAFILLINPISSALFMFGFSFFFRGNVQKWFIYGTLFVATIILYADIIFFRFFNDYLTLPVLFQTSNAETVSASLASLLSWADLLIVGDLIILPFFLRKMDMSKNVASRGRAILAFVAAVVVFLGNLTLAETERPELLTRAFDRELLVKNIGTFNFHMYDALIQSKTSAQKALADSSELSEVQNFIDSKHAAANPAMFGKYKGKNVIVISFESAQSFAVGLKAPNGQEITPNLNKLIKESHSWDNFYHNTGQGKTSDAEFILENSIYPLGRGSAFFTNGENEFRATPEMLKEDGYYSAVFHANNKSFWNRDIVYNSFGVDRFFSETDYDLGDPADLTEWGLLDDKFFEQSLPMLKDLPRPFYSKFITLTNHYPFEMPKPEDELVPPLETSSTTLNHYVQALAYQDMALGKFIEGLKKDGTWDDTIFMVYGDHYGISTNHNAAMAELMNKDELTPYDVAQLQRVPFVIHLPGQTKGVKHENVASQIDIKPTLLHLLGHDFKNEILFGTDLFSKQHKDYALFRDGSVVTDKTVYTQETCYDRKTGEEVKDGEQAEMCKQSTKQSEKELGLSDKVIYGDLLRFLQTSK; from the coding sequence ATGCAGCAAGACGCAAACATCTGGTCGCGAATGCGCCTAAAGATGGGGCAAGGCGTTCGCAGTACTTATAAAGAGCATAAGCTCTTTTGGATTGCGACCTTATTGATTTGGTTAAAAACGTATTTAGCGTATACACTTTTCTTCAACGTTCCCGTAACGAATTCCGCGCAAGCATTCATTCTACTAATTAATCCAATTAGTTCAGCGCTCTTCATGTTTGGATTTAGCTTCTTCTTCCGAGGAAATGTCCAAAAATGGTTCATCTACGGTACACTGTTCGTCGCAACCATCATTTTATATGCGGACATCATTTTTTTCCGCTTCTTTAATGATTACTTGACGTTGCCAGTATTGTTCCAAACTTCGAATGCAGAGACGGTTTCAGCTTCACTCGCATCGCTTTTAAGTTGGGCTGATTTACTGATCGTCGGCGATTTGATCATCTTACCATTTTTCTTACGGAAAATGGACATGTCCAAAAACGTCGCGTCACGTGGACGCGCAATTCTTGCATTCGTCGCAGCAGTCGTCGTCTTCCTTGGAAACTTGACGCTTGCTGAGACAGAACGTCCAGAATTATTGACACGTGCCTTTGACCGGGAATTACTCGTTAAGAACATCGGAACATTTAACTTCCATATGTATGACGCACTCATCCAGTCGAAGACATCTGCGCAAAAAGCACTTGCGGATAGCTCTGAGTTATCAGAAGTCCAAAACTTCATCGATTCGAAGCATGCTGCAGCCAATCCGGCGATGTTCGGCAAGTATAAAGGTAAGAACGTCATCGTCATCTCGTTTGAGTCAGCTCAATCATTTGCCGTTGGTTTAAAAGCACCAAACGGTCAAGAAATTACACCGAACTTGAATAAATTGATCAAGGAATCCCATTCATGGGATAACTTCTATCACAACACAGGACAAGGGAAAACGTCAGATGCTGAGTTCATTCTTGAGAATTCGATCTATCCACTTGGTCGTGGATCTGCATTCTTTACGAACGGAGAGAACGAATTCCGTGCAACACCTGAGATGTTGAAAGAAGATGGCTATTACTCAGCTGTTTTCCATGCGAATAACAAGTCATTCTGGAACCGGGACATCGTCTACAACAGTTTCGGCGTAGATCGTTTCTTCTCGGAGACGGATTATGATTTAGGGGATCCAGCAGATTTGACGGAGTGGGGCTTACTCGATGACAAGTTCTTTGAACAGTCACTTCCGATGTTAAAAGATTTACCACGTCCGTTTTATTCGAAATTCATTACGTTAACGAACCACTATCCATTCGAGATGCCAAAACCAGAAGATGAACTCGTACCACCGCTAGAAACGAGTTCTACGACACTGAACCACTACGTTCAGGCGCTAGCGTATCAAGATATGGCACTCGGTAAGTTCATCGAAGGTCTCAAAAAAGATGGTACGTGGGATGATACGATCTTCATGGTATACGGTGACCATTACGGTATTTCAACAAACCATAATGCTGCGATGGCAGAACTCATGAACAAAGATGAGTTGACTCCATATGACGTTGCGCAACTGCAACGTGTACCGTTTGTCATTCATTTACCGGGTCAAACGAAGGGTGTCAAACACGAAAATGTTGCGAGTCAAATCGATATCAAACCAACATTGCTTCACCTGTTAGGTCATGATTTCAAGAATGAGATCTTGTTCGGTACCGATCTCTTCTCAAAACAACATAAAGACTATGCGTTGTTCCGTGACGGTTCTGTCGTAACAGATAAGACGGTCTACACGCAAGAAACATGTTATGACCGTAAGACAGGAGAAGAAGTGAAGGACGGGGAACAAGCGGAAATGTGTAAACAATCTACGAAACAATCTGAGAAAGAATTAGGACTCTCAGATAAAGTCATCTATGGCGACTTGCTACGTTTCCTTCAAACTTCAAAATAA
- a CDS encoding ROK family glucokinase: MKWLLGIDIGGTTVKMAILDLQGIIVEKWEIETVILNDGAQIPGDIAKSFFEKCQKSDKRPEDFVGAGIGAPGFIDFNTGVVEKAVNIGWHNFELVGEFERLTGLPAVLENDANAAAIGEMWKGAGSGATELLAVTLGTGVGGGLITNGQIVHGTVGMAGEIGHITMLPEGGVLCGCGRKGCLETIASATGIARLGLEKRKGQETLLNDIKAVTAKDVFEAYEKGDRIATDVVEEVTFHLGLAISNLANSINPEIIVIGGGVSKAGETLLAPLRQQFERFALPRVFGSTTFKIAELGNDAGVIGCAWLAKQMFLKK, translated from the coding sequence ATGAAATGGTTACTCGGCATTGATATCGGTGGAACGACAGTGAAGATGGCAATTTTGGATTTGCAAGGCATCATCGTGGAAAAATGGGAGATTGAGACGGTGATCCTGAATGATGGGGCACAAATTCCAGGAGATATTGCAAAATCATTCTTTGAGAAGTGTCAAAAAAGCGATAAACGACCAGAGGATTTCGTCGGAGCGGGAATCGGCGCGCCGGGATTCATCGACTTCAATACAGGTGTCGTCGAAAAGGCGGTCAACATCGGTTGGCATAATTTTGAACTCGTCGGTGAATTCGAACGTTTGACAGGTTTACCGGCAGTACTTGAAAATGATGCAAATGCAGCAGCGATCGGTGAGATGTGGAAAGGTGCCGGTAGTGGCGCAACAGAATTACTCGCTGTCACACTTGGTACGGGTGTTGGTGGTGGTCTAATCACGAACGGACAAATCGTTCACGGTACGGTCGGAATGGCAGGAGAAATCGGTCATATCACGATGTTGCCTGAAGGTGGCGTCCTATGTGGATGTGGACGTAAAGGATGCCTTGAGACGATTGCTTCAGCAACGGGTATCGCCCGTCTTGGTCTTGAGAAACGTAAAGGACAAGAAACACTACTGAATGACATTAAAGCAGTGACGGCGAAAGATGTATTTGAAGCATATGAGAAAGGCGATCGTATCGCAACGGATGTCGTAGAGGAAGTGACGTTCCACCTCGGACTTGCGATTTCGAATCTAGCAAATAGTATCAATCCGGAAATCATCGTCATCGGTGGTGGTGTCTCGAAAGCAGGTGAAACACTGCTTGCACCACTACGTCAGCAATTTGAACGGTTTGCGTTACCCCGTGTCTTTGGATCAACGACGTTCAAGATTGCTGAACTCGGAAACGATGCTGGAGTCATCGGGTGTGCATGGCTTGCTAAGCAAATGTTCTTGAAAAAATGA
- a CDS encoding DUF2626 family protein, translating to MGRMYRVLGFWTGIIAVMAFIGALGGDASSSEHTDSFLVMGFVFLAQTVFFAALGYLRLTEKTYVYIFGAYLTVFFIVFTYWSNFQM from the coding sequence ATGGGGAGAATGTACCGCGTACTCGGTTTCTGGACTGGTATCATCGCAGTCATGGCATTTATCGGCGCATTGGGTGGCGATGCAAGCTCAAGTGAGCATACGGATTCATTTTTAGTCATGGGCTTCGTCTTCTTAGCACAAACTGTATTTTTTGCAGCGCTCGGTTACTTGCGCTTAACTGAAAAAACGTATGTCTATATCTTTGGAGCTTACTTAACTGTATTTTTCATCGTCTTTACGTACTGGTCGAACTTCCAGATGTAA
- a CDS encoding competence type IV pilus major pilin ComGC has product MKQFLKRQDGFTLLEMAAVLLIISLLLLVLIPTMTSGKDQAKGVSCEANIRVIRSEVNLYYAKEKKYPESLQTINRGTADKPNALVCDQETYTYDPKTGELTK; this is encoded by the coding sequence ATGAAACAATTCTTAAAACGACAAGACGGATTCACCTTACTTGAGATGGCAGCCGTCTTATTGATCATTTCATTGTTACTACTCGTTTTGATTCCAACGATGACAAGTGGAAAGGACCAGGCGAAAGGTGTCAGTTGTGAGGCGAACATTCGCGTCATTCGCTCGGAGGTTAATTTGTATTATGCGAAAGAAAAGAAGTATCCGGAATCGCTCCAGACGATCAACCGCGGAACAGCTGATAAACCGAATGCCCTCGTCTGTGATCAGGAGACGTATACGTATGATCCGAAGACTGGCGAACTTACGAAGTGA
- a CDS encoding Spx/MgsR family RNA polymerase-binding regulatory protein has product MTNELVFFTYPSCTSCRKTKSWLKEEHVDVEERHLFRNAPTVDELMELLKLSTDGIESLLATRSQAFKDLGIDIEDMKLSELLRLMSDNPKLLRRPIITDGKQLVIGYDKPGLETLAKRKHRTIAHVS; this is encoded by the coding sequence ATGACGAATGAACTAGTCTTTTTCACATATCCAAGTTGTACATCATGTCGTAAAACGAAATCATGGTTAAAAGAGGAACATGTTGATGTAGAGGAACGTCATCTGTTCAGAAATGCTCCAACAGTTGATGAACTCATGGAACTGTTGAAATTATCGACGGATGGGATTGAAAGTTTGCTCGCAACACGCAGTCAAGCCTTCAAAGATCTCGGCATTGATATTGAAGACATGAAACTCAGTGAGTTATTACGCCTCATGAGTGACAATCCGAAATTATTACGCCGTCCAATCATCACTGATGGAAAACAACTTGTTATCGGATACGATAAACCAGGTCTTGAGACATTGGCGAAGCGTAAACATCGGACAATTGCACACGTATCGTAA
- a CDS encoding MBL fold metallo-hydrolase: protein MEIVMITSGMASENGYLLFKDKECLVIDPGTEDMRFFDEIESRGATLKAILLTHAHFDHIGGVDMLRRFTEAPVYVHPEEAGWLGNPEWNGSAKFGMPPMRMKPADHLLQPGRLTIGSFSMHVLETPGHSPGSVTFYFKGERIAFGGDLLFQQGVGRTDLYGGDQDVLMRSLDRLIAELPADTTIYPGHGPSTTIRQEMKSNPFL from the coding sequence ATGGAAATCGTAATGATCACTTCCGGTATGGCATCTGAGAATGGTTATTTGTTATTTAAAGATAAGGAATGTCTCGTCATTGATCCGGGTACAGAAGATATGCGGTTTTTCGATGAGATTGAAAGTCGGGGAGCAACATTAAAAGCGATTTTGTTGACGCATGCGCATTTTGACCACATTGGTGGTGTGGATATGTTACGACGCTTCACGGAAGCCCCTGTCTACGTGCATCCGGAAGAAGCAGGATGGCTCGGTAATCCAGAATGGAATGGTTCAGCAAAATTCGGAATGCCACCGATGCGGATGAAACCAGCGGATCATTTGTTGCAACCAGGACGATTGACGATCGGTAGCTTTTCGATGCATGTACTTGAGACGCCAGGACACTCACCAGGAAGTGTGACGTTCTACTTTAAAGGAGAACGGATCGCGTTCGGTGGAGATCTCCTGTTCCAGCAAGGCGTCGGACGAACGGATCTATACGGTGGGGATCAAGACGTGTTGATGCGTTCACTGGATCGACTCATCGCGGAACTACCGGCAGATACGACGATTTATCCAGGGCATGGTCCGAGTACGACGATTCGTCAAGAAATGAAGTCGAATCCATTCCTCTGA
- a CDS encoding type II secretion system F family protein, translating into MLSKGISAKETLLILKRFERQPFAEVVGEMERCLEKGDSFSASLEPLALTNTLKRLLFVGERTERPLLVLRQIVKLLDLETEMRSKFWKMIRYPLVLATSLFLLFFFYALYVFPSLLEMSDPKTLPSFLHLLLHPSAKYLLASIPVILLTSGYLFFRFFPLNRILRLKPLQRLIRLYYSYLFTIEVGSFIDAGFSLEETFRHLEQGQANKKGHLYARLHAKQQAGEPLAEALGEDEIIEAETIGIVHLARESGDLGPLLLEQATLLHESMEEELEKKLLWIEPILYGGLTIMTGTLFLILYYPIQLAIQQLPF; encoded by the coding sequence TTGTTATCAAAAGGCATTTCCGCGAAAGAGACGTTACTCATTTTAAAACGATTCGAGCGTCAGCCGTTCGCGGAAGTAGTCGGAGAAATGGAACGCTGTCTTGAAAAAGGAGACTCCTTTTCAGCATCGCTTGAACCGCTTGCGTTAACGAATACTTTAAAACGACTTCTTTTTGTTGGAGAAAGGACAGAACGACCGTTGCTCGTCCTTCGCCAAATCGTGAAACTGCTCGACCTCGAAACAGAAATGCGATCGAAGTTTTGGAAGATGATCCGGTATCCGCTTGTTCTAGCGACTAGTCTATTCCTCCTGTTCTTCTTTTACGCCCTCTACGTATTTCCGTCTCTCCTTGAGATGTCGGACCCGAAGACTCTCCCCTCATTTCTGCATCTCCTTCTTCACCCCTCTGCGAAATATCTGCTCGCAAGTATTCCCGTTATTTTGTTAACCTCCGGTTACCTCTTTTTTCGCTTCTTTCCGTTAAACCGTATTTTACGACTGAAACCGTTACAGCGTTTGATTCGTCTCTACTACAGCTATTTATTCACGATCGAAGTAGGATCGTTCATCGATGCTGGCTTCTCGCTTGAAGAGACCTTTCGTCACCTCGAGCAAGGACAAGCGAATAAAAAAGGACATTTGTACGCTCGTCTACATGCTAAACAACAGGCAGGGGAACCACTTGCAGAAGCGCTTGGCGAAGATGAAATCATCGAAGCCGAGACGATTGGGATCGTCCATTTGGCGCGGGAAAGTGGCGATCTTGGTCCGTTGTTGCTTGAACAAGCGACACTCTTGCATGAGTCGATGGAAGAGGAACTAGAGAAAAAGTTGTTATGGATCGAGCCGATTTTGTACGGTGGATTGACGATCATGACGGGAACGTTGTTTCTCATCTTGTATTATCCGATTCAGCTAGCGATACAGCAGCTTCCATTCTAA
- a CDS encoding DUF2759 domain-containing protein, with protein sequence MHLDQPIGWLFFFVALVGVWAVVRSLKKRQMFPLVFAALTVVLFGWFGIATLIYGGIPS encoded by the coding sequence ATGCATTTGGATCAACCAATCGGTTGGCTTTTCTTCTTCGTCGCACTCGTCGGTGTTTGGGCCGTCGTTCGTTCACTTAAGAAACGCCAAATGTTTCCACTCGTATTCGCGGCCCTAACTGTCGTCTTATTCGGCTGGTTTGGGATTGCGACATTGATTTACGGCGGTATTCCATCGTAA
- a CDS encoding shikimate kinase → MSKVYLIGFMGTGKTAVGHRLGSQYEVDELDERFKQEHGQTITAFFAEHGEAGFRTHESELLKSSNAEVVVTGGGIVEREENRLYMQESGTVVWIDTPFDLIWERIAADPNRPLVTEREQVRRLFERRYSLYAGVATVRLEGTASIEELTRAIETVLEEKS, encoded by the coding sequence ATGAGTAAGGTTTATTTGATTGGGTTTATGGGAACTGGTAAAACAGCTGTCGGACATCGATTGGGTTCACAATACGAGGTCGACGAACTGGATGAACGGTTCAAACAGGAACATGGACAAACGATTACCGCTTTTTTCGCTGAGCATGGCGAAGCAGGGTTTCGTACACATGAAAGCGAATTGTTGAAGAGTAGCAATGCGGAAGTGGTTGTCACGGGTGGCGGGATCGTCGAACGGGAAGAGAACCGACTGTACATGCAGGAGTCCGGAACAGTCGTCTGGATCGATACACCCTTTGATTTGATTTGGGAACGTATCGCCGCTGATCCGAATCGTCCACTCGTGACAGAACGGGAACAAGTGAGACGATTGTTTGAACGTCGCTATTCCTTATATGCTGGAGTAGCTACTGTCCGACTTGAAGGAACGGCATCAATCGAAGAATTAACGCGTGCGATTGAAACTGTATTGGAGGAGAAGTCATGA
- a CDS encoding ATPase, T2SS/T4P/T4SS family yields the protein MKEWTTQLMERFESLGATDVHFVPNEACVRIVCRTGDGLCEQEEVELTRYRTLVSHVRYEANLKEQNERIPQSGLYPHGKKGMRVSLLPSRQGDAMSWRFYRSTVSQETALRTLHDQLDFAWLAEQRHGCIVISGSTGAGKTTMLYSLMSAMEEKRIISIEDPVECTVPNVLQLELNEKAGFTATRCFEEILRADPDWIAFGEVRTREAARLTMNAALSGHVVLFTLHAGSIDEARLRLRSLGIEESELAVCQRIIHLERKGEDVRCTVRNLQAAIKVGS from the coding sequence ATGAAGGAATGGACGACACAACTCATGGAACGATTCGAATCACTTGGTGCAACAGATGTTCATTTCGTACCGAATGAAGCTTGCGTCCGAATCGTTTGTCGAACAGGTGACGGTTTGTGTGAACAAGAAGAGGTAGAACTCACGCGTTACCGGACACTTGTCAGTCATGTCCGCTATGAGGCGAACTTAAAGGAACAGAACGAGCGGATTCCGCAAAGTGGTTTGTATCCGCACGGGAAAAAGGGCATGCGCGTCTCGTTGTTACCGAGTCGACAAGGAGATGCAATGTCGTGGCGATTTTATCGTTCGACGGTCTCTCAAGAAACGGCTTTACGAACGTTACACGATCAATTGGACTTCGCTTGGTTAGCTGAACAACGACACGGGTGTATCGTCATTTCTGGATCGACAGGCGCAGGAAAGACGACGATGTTATATTCCTTGATGAGTGCGATGGAAGAAAAACGAATCATCTCGATTGAAGATCCGGTGGAGTGTACGGTACCAAACGTCTTGCAACTGGAACTAAATGAAAAAGCAGGGTTCACTGCTACGCGATGTTTTGAAGAAATATTGCGAGCGGATCCGGATTGGATTGCTTTTGGTGAGGTGCGGACGAGAGAGGCAGCACGTTTGACGATGAATGCCGCACTTAGTGGTCACGTCGTGTTGTTTACGTTACACGCTGGAAGTATTGATGAGGCGCGATTGCGATTGCGCAGTTTAGGTATCGAAGAGTCAGAACTGGCTGTCTGTCAACGCATCATTCATCTCGAGCGAAAAGGAGAGGATGTCCGCTGTACCGTCAGAAACTTACAAGCCGCGATCAAAGTCGGTTCTTAA
- a CDS encoding type II secretion system protein, with translation MQNERQAGFSLLEVMLSIVAIGIFMMLAIDPYLDLRTKQMKWEQETEQLEQMATDQVENRTASYVLKQGAWCNETMCLASGIRNDPSRTVIRPMAEPTSSAGNLDTDPTRSSAGSQPNE, from the coding sequence ATGCAGAACGAACGCCAAGCGGGCTTCTCTTTGCTTGAAGTAATGCTTTCTATCGTTGCAATCGGTATCTTCATGATGTTAGCGATTGATCCTTATCTCGATTTACGGACGAAACAAATGAAATGGGAACAAGAGACGGAACAGCTTGAGCAGATGGCTACGGATCAAGTTGAAAACCGAACAGCGTCCTATGTCCTGAAACAAGGAGCGTGGTGCAATGAAACGATGTGTCTTGCGAGCGGAATCCGGAATGACCCTTCTCGAACTGTCATTCGTCCTATGGCTGAGCCCACTTCTTCTGCTGGCAATCTTGACACTGACCCCACTCGTTCGTCCGCCGGAAGTCAACCGAATGAATGA
- a CDS encoding prepilin-type N-terminal cleavage/methylation domain-containing protein has translation MIRRLANLRSEQGFTLFEMTAVLTIIACLLVFLLPALFEKRPDWIPLEQEVRLMEQDIQTLRLMQYSKQDQALMQFRFRGDGTGYLVLADDRLLWQRTFQNGHTCTVPPSNRIIYFKSYHSIYAATWSCRSATAEYEIKFLLGNYQMAIRKVR, from the coding sequence ATGATCCGAAGACTGGCGAACTTACGAAGTGAACAAGGTTTTACCTTATTTGAGATGACGGCGGTGCTGACAATCATTGCTTGTTTACTTGTTTTTTTGTTGCCGGCACTGTTTGAAAAACGACCGGACTGGATTCCGCTTGAACAAGAGGTTCGTCTGATGGAACAAGATATTCAGACACTTCGACTCATGCAGTACTCAAAGCAAGATCAAGCATTGATGCAGTTTCGATTTCGAGGAGACGGTACAGGATACCTTGTCCTTGCGGATGACCGGTTGTTATGGCAACGGACATTCCAAAATGGTCATACGTGTACCGTTCCGCCCTCGAATCGCATCATCTATTTTAAAAGCTATCACTCGATCTATGCAGCGACCTGGTCTTGCCGTTCGGCAACAGCCGAATATGAAATCAAATTCTTACTTGGGAATTATCAAATGGCAATCCGTAAAGTGAGGTGA